In Aspergillus oryzae RIB40 DNA, chromosome 6, one genomic interval encodes:
- a CDS encoding uncharacterized protein (predicted protein) has product MGISCSAGRDFARHITWLNMDYLYWIIFLGSMVVLSQAISRLLLSRYFAQDDDDDDDGDDGESGLCNTPGAYRTELRGYEGTWILNEGASRRYVNQAISAGSTWVK; this is encoded by the exons CTCTGCTGGTCGGGATTTTGCCCGCCATATTACATGGCTAAATATGGACTATCTCTATTGGATCATCTTTCTTG GATCGATGGTGGTGCTTTCCCAAGCCATCTCAAGGCTGCTCCTGTCACGGTACTTTgctcaggatgatgatgatgatgatgatggcgatgatggtgaGAGTGGACTGTGCAATACACCAGGTGCCTACAGAACCGAGCTTAGAGGCTACGAGGGTACTTGGATATTGAATGAAGGAGCAAGCAGAAGATATGTGAATCAGGCAATCAGTGCAGGCTCTACGTGGGTGAAGTGA